One genomic segment of Virgibacillus doumboii includes these proteins:
- a CDS encoding choice-of-anchor J domain-containing protein yields MKKLWKLVAAILLAIPIGFYAIGSGTAEAADNSKPEPIDIGPELRKETVKEADFDKSSIPFRSFSNGQSQGYEPVPGTERLWVALDQTKGQYYLKPFTLKAVGEHAEIWVANDRKFPQENRNDTIQITQEQVDYILSEVDSNIYPTDTEFFGTPNSHSGENALLEGQLGDNYYVSQDQSDRSVILIDNVKDENFYNPDFPSYVAGFFSQVLEQYTDRNIITIDSYDWANRVGDDAANPNLYEGTVAHEYQHLIHADNDPGEETWINEGMSDFAEYLVGYGHPQGHIESFAEKPENSLVAWEDQGPREVLADYGNAYLFQLYLNDHFGGQEFIQNLAKNKLPGIKGVNDALNAFGYDKTFDDVYRDYQTALVIDEEREFDGKYGFTSIDFTVNTGTEQAYASEGAPSWGSDFIEMPVQEDKELYFNGLDFMPLQWESTADPKDNSNKVLWGGTGSLVDHFLVREFDLTGTQNPELTFDTFYNIESTWDYGFVQISTDGGKTWTSLANENTKDEVNESAHPKVKSNVPGFTGASNGWTTQSFDLSEYAGEKILVGFRYVTDWASQEAGWYIDNIQVDAVSYSNDGSSTGDFKTLDEVVKNYVNYLVSFIKIEEDDDETEYEVKEVDPLNFTNDEMVELEKYMESEDDERVIMTVTHGAPDNGLNNAAYSYELREEDDEDEDDDDWDDGHWDDDDRDDGDRDDGDWDDGHWDDDDHDDGNRDDDDRDDDDRGDGYWDNDDWDHGYWWRR; encoded by the coding sequence ATGAAGAAATTGTGGAAACTTGTCGCAGCCATTCTATTGGCCATTCCAATAGGCTTTTATGCAATTGGTTCTGGAACTGCAGAAGCTGCGGATAACAGTAAGCCGGAACCGATTGATATTGGCCCGGAACTAAGGAAAGAAACCGTAAAGGAAGCGGACTTTGACAAATCGTCAATCCCTTTCAGATCTTTTAGTAACGGGCAATCCCAGGGTTATGAGCCTGTTCCGGGCACCGAGCGTTTATGGGTTGCTTTGGATCAGACGAAGGGACAGTATTATTTGAAGCCCTTTACATTGAAAGCAGTTGGGGAACATGCAGAAATCTGGGTGGCGAATGATCGTAAGTTCCCACAGGAAAACCGAAATGATACCATTCAGATTACACAGGAACAAGTTGATTATATCCTCTCAGAAGTTGACAGTAACATCTATCCGACTGATACTGAATTTTTTGGTACGCCAAACTCCCATAGTGGTGAAAATGCATTGCTTGAAGGTCAATTGGGCGATAATTATTATGTCAGTCAGGACCAGAGTGACCGCAGTGTTATCTTAATAGATAACGTGAAGGACGAAAACTTCTATAATCCTGATTTTCCAAGCTATGTTGCAGGTTTTTTCTCACAGGTTCTTGAACAGTACACAGACCGTAACATTATAACAATTGATTCATACGACTGGGCAAATCGTGTCGGTGATGATGCAGCAAATCCGAATCTGTATGAAGGTACCGTTGCACATGAATACCAGCATCTGATTCATGCTGATAATGATCCAGGCGAGGAAACTTGGATTAACGAAGGGATGTCAGATTTTGCAGAATACCTTGTTGGCTATGGGCACCCGCAAGGACACATAGAAAGTTTTGCAGAGAAACCGGAGAACTCACTGGTTGCCTGGGAGGACCAGGGCCCAAGAGAAGTTTTAGCAGACTATGGAAATGCGTACTTATTTCAACTATATTTAAATGATCATTTTGGCGGGCAAGAATTTATTCAAAATCTCGCCAAGAATAAATTACCGGGTATTAAAGGTGTAAATGATGCATTAAATGCGTTTGGCTATGATAAAACATTTGATGATGTTTATCGAGATTACCAGACTGCACTTGTCATCGATGAAGAGCGCGAATTTGACGGCAAGTACGGTTTTACCAGTATTGACTTTACTGTGAACACCGGAACTGAACAGGCATATGCTTCCGAGGGGGCACCTTCCTGGGGATCTGATTTCATTGAAATGCCGGTACAAGAAGATAAAGAACTATATTTTAATGGCCTTGATTTTATGCCATTACAATGGGAATCAACGGCTGATCCGAAAGACAATTCCAATAAGGTACTCTGGGGTGGTACCGGTTCGCTTGTCGATCATTTCCTGGTCAGGGAATTTGATTTGACGGGCACACAAAATCCGGAACTGACATTTGATACGTTTTACAATATTGAATCAACGTGGGATTATGGATTTGTGCAGATTTCCACGGACGGTGGTAAGACATGGACTTCACTTGCAAATGAAAATACCAAAGATGAAGTGAATGAGAGTGCACATCCTAAAGTCAAATCGAATGTACCGGGGTTCACCGGGGCATCCAATGGCTGGACCACTCAATCATTTGACCTGAGCGAATATGCCGGTGAAAAAATTTTAGTTGGATTCCGCTATGTGACCGACTGGGCATCACAGGAAGCCGGCTGGTATATTGACAACATCCAGGTTGACGCTGTTTCATACAGTAATGATGGCAGCAGCACCGGTGATTTCAAAACACTGGATGAAGTGGTGAAAAATTATGTCAACTACCTTGTCTCATTTATTAAAATCGAGGAAGACGATGATGAAACTGAGTATGAAGTGAAGGAAGTTGATCCACTTAATTTCACCAATGATGAGATGGTGGAACTAGAAAAATATATGGAAAGTGAAGATGATGAAAGAGTTATTATGACCGTGACTCACGGTGCACCGGATAACGGACTGAACAATGCCGCATACAGTTATGAACTTCGTGAAGAAGATGACGAAGATGAGGACGATGATGACTGGGATGACGGTCATTGGGATGATGATGACCGGGACGATGGTGATCGGGATGACGGTGACTGGGACGACGGTCATTGGGATGACGATGACCATGACGATGGCAATCGGGATGATGATGACCGGGATGATGATGATCGGGGCGATGGTTATTGGGATAACGATGACTGGGATCACGGTTATTGGTGGAGACGATAA
- the recX gene encoding recombination regulator RecX: protein MSKITRITTQKKRKNRYNVFLDDGQGEKFGFAVDEAILIEFKLRKDLELDDTTIATLVQKDSLHKSYTLAINFLSYRMRTKKEIYDYLVKKEVDEEHITKIIARLNDEGLIDDKQFADAFVRTRMETANKGPLLVKKELLEKGVSAQIAGEAIELYTYEIQHEKATKLVGKKLNTSKNHSFKKQLQQLQATLMQKGFTQEIVKDVLADFQEEKDDDAEWDALVKQGEKLLRKHQQKLEGYALRNKMKEALYRKGFTVESINQFLDEQIQE, encoded by the coding sequence ATGTCAAAAATTACCCGAATCACCACACAGAAAAAACGCAAGAATCGATATAATGTCTTTCTGGATGATGGTCAGGGCGAAAAATTCGGTTTTGCTGTTGATGAAGCGATACTGATTGAATTTAAACTTCGCAAAGACCTTGAGCTCGACGATACAACAATCGCCACGCTTGTCCAAAAAGATTCATTACATAAGTCATATACCCTTGCGATTAACTTTCTAAGCTACCGAATGCGAACAAAAAAGGAAATTTATGATTATCTTGTGAAAAAAGAAGTGGATGAAGAGCATATTACCAAAATTATTGCCAGGCTGAATGATGAAGGATTAATTGATGATAAGCAGTTTGCCGATGCATTTGTCCGAACACGGATGGAAACAGCAAATAAAGGACCGCTGCTCGTGAAAAAGGAATTGCTTGAAAAAGGTGTTTCTGCCCAAATTGCCGGTGAAGCGATCGAATTGTATACCTATGAAATTCAACACGAAAAAGCGACGAAACTGGTAGGAAAAAAACTGAATACAAGTAAAAATCATTCATTCAAAAAACAACTTCAGCAGCTGCAGGCAACATTAATGCAAAAAGGATTCACTCAGGAAATAGTTAAGGATGTACTGGCAGACTTCCAGGAGGAAAAGGACGATGATGCCGAATGGGATGCACTCGTGAAACAGGGTGAAAAACTGTTGCGTAAACACCAGCAAAAGCTTGAAGGGTATGCCCTGCGAAATAAAATGAAAGAAGCGTTATACCGAAAAGGTTTTACTGTAGAGTCGATCAATCAATTTTTGGACGAACAAATTCAAGAATAA